A genome region from Gigantopelta aegis isolate Gae_Host chromosome 3, Gae_host_genome, whole genome shotgun sequence includes the following:
- the LOC121369222 gene encoding serine-aspartate repeat-containing protein I-like, producing the protein MSIQKPPQPPKTQTKPKMQQKVTPKTQQKVQPKMQQKTQPKTQPKTQPKSQPKTQPKVLLKDQKIKPKIVIKTVPKQPKIQKVPPPPIDKTKDTDGDGIPDYLDDDDDNDGIPDHLDDDSDGDGISDDKEKDSDGDGIPDYLDDDDDNNGIPDHLEKDSDGNGIPDYQEIDTDGDGIPDYLDDDDDNDGIPDHLDKDSDGDGIPDDKEVDTDGDGIPDYLDEDADGDGIPDYQEVDSDGDGIPDYLDDDDDNDGIPDHLDEDADGDGIPDYQQIDTDGDGIPDYLDDDDDNDGIPDHLDDDDDGDGIPDNQEKISNVHPKTPKPKPVKKVKTVAVDKKKDTDGDGIPDYLDDDADGDGIPDYQEVDTDGDGIPDYLDDDDDGDGIPDDLEKMLMLRAKFHKMGRAKIVPIDKTKDTDGDGIPDYLDEDDDGDGIPDKEQLDTDGDGIPDYLDDDDDGDGIPDNLDSDSMEKDSDGDGIPDYLEIDTDGDGIPDYLDEDADGNGIPDFQEIDTDGDGIPDYLDDDDDNDGIPDDLDEDADGDGIPDYLQIDTDGDGIPDNLDDDDDGDGIPDHLDDDDDGDGIPDAQQKKGKAKIKRGIKTKIDKKLDTDGDGIPDYLDDDADGDGIPDDKEKDSDGDGIPDYLDDDNDEEQDVSEKINKTKDSDGDGIPDYLDDDDDNDGIPDHLDEDANGDGVPDYLQLDTDGDGIPDYLDDDDDNDGIPDYLDDDDDGDGIPDYQQVDTDGDGIPDYLDDDDDNDGIPDSEDDDDDGDGIPDSQEVDTDGDGIPDYLDDDDDNDGIPDYLDDDDNGNGIPDHLELDTDGDGIPDYLDDDDDNDGIPDYLDDDDDGDGIPDDQELDTDGDGIPDYLDDDDDNDGIPDFLDDDANGDGIPDYQQIDTDGDGIPDYLDDDDDNDGIPDTEDDDKDGDGIPDDIDMRDTDGDGIPDYLDDDDDNDGIPDYLDNDDDGDGIPDEEQIDTDGDGIPDYLDDDDDNDGIPDDEDDDANGNGIPDDLEGDTDGDGIPDYLDDDDDNDGIPDHLDTDRDGNGIPDFMEKDTDGDGIPDYLDDDDDNDGIPDYLDNDDDGDGIPDDKEDMDGDGIPDYLDEDADGDGIPDKLPDRDGDGIPDHLDNDNNGDGIPDHEQDTDGDGIPDHLDDDVDGDGIPDKLVDTDGDGIPDYLDDDDDNDGIPDHLDDDDDGDGIPDHLQRKHCEKDKCKGKKLLKIKKTGGRGKKDASIFSMVKNALKNVWSSKKDQGHGKEKYLKPIKQKPHEESIDLFDLIGSRLFGNKNDEKKKKKTGTDEKGDEEIQQKAKSKAHAQIEKMAYLKKLMKTSKHVKPNVKAPPPPKSAQGSHSSKTIQSQYKQQQAAQDRLKKQMDQKFPKMGKIPSKVQTPIQGKPVPQGGSTKDKQQPEKQQKRKPS; encoded by the coding sequence ATGTCCATTCAGAAACCCCCACAACCACCAAAAACTCAGACCAAGCCCAAGATGCAACAAAAAGTTACACCTAAAACACAGCAAAAGGTTCAGCCAAAAATGCAACAGAAGACACAACCAAAGACACAACCAAAGACACAACCAAAGTCACAACCAAAGACACAACCAAAGGTTTTGTTAAAAGATCAGaaaattaaaccaaaaatagttataaaaacagtgccaaaacaacccaaaataCAAAAGGTTCCCCCTCCACCAATAGACAAGACTAAAGATACCGACGGTGACGGCATTCCAGACTATCTTGACGATGACGACGATAATGATGGAATTCCTGACCACCTTGATGATGACAGTGATGGAGATGGAATTTCTGATGATAAGGAAAAAGATTCTGATGGTGACGGCATTCCTGATTAtttggatgatgatgatgacaacaaTGGTATTCCTGATCATCTAGAAAAGGATTCGGATGGCAACGGTATTCCAGACTATCAGGAGATTGACACGGATGGTGATGGGATACCAGACTATCTtgatgacgacgatgacaaTGATGGAATACCTGATCATTTGGACAAAGACTCTGATGGTGATGGGATTCCAGATGATAAGGAGGTTGACACTGATGGAGATGGCATTCCTGACTACTTAGATGAAGATGCTGATGGAGATGGAATTCCTGATTACCAAGAGGTGGATTCAGATGGTGATGGGATACCCGACTActtggatgatgatgatgacaatgatggaATCCCTGACCATTTAGACGAAGATGCAGATGGTGACGGGATTCCTGACTACCAGCAAATAGACACAGACGGTGATGGAATTCCAGACTatttagatgatgatgatgataatgatggaattcctgatcatttagatgacgacgatgatggtgatggtattCCTGACAATCAggaaaaaatatcaaatgtacACCCTAAAACCCCCAAACCAAAACCAGTGAAAAAGGTAAAAACTGTAGCAGTTGACAAAAAGAAAGATACCGATGGGGATGGTATTCCTGACTACTtagatgatgatgctgatggtgATGGAATTCCAGACTATCAAGAAGTTGACACCGATGGAGATGGAATACCAGATTActtggatgatgatgatgatggggaCGGCATACCTGATGACCTGGAGAAAATGTTAATGTTACGTGCAAAGTTTCATAAGATGGGTAGAGCAAAGATCGTGCCAATCGATAAGACAAAGGATACTGATGGAGATGGAATTCCTGACTATttagatgaagatgatgatggtgatggcaTTCCTGACAAGGAACAACTAGATACAGATGGTGACGGTATTCCAGACTatttagatgatgatgatgatggtgatggaaTCCCAGATAATCTCGACAGTGACTCCATGGAAAAAGATTCTGATGGGGATGGAATTCCTGACTACCTTGAGATAGATACAGATGGTGATGGTATTCCGGACTATTTAGATGAAGACGCTGATGGAAATGGGATCCCTGATTTCCAAGAAATTGACACAGATGGTGATGGAATTCCTGACTacctagatgatgatgatgataatgatgggaTACCGGATGATTTAGATGAAGACGCCGATGGTGATGGCATTCCTGATTACCTACAAATAGACACAGATGGTGATGGTATACCAGACAATTtagatgacgatgatgatggggATGGGATCCCTGATCAcctcgatgatgatgatgatggagatgGAATTCCTGATGCTCAGCAAAAGAAAGGCAAAGCTAAAATAAAGAGGggaataaaaactaaaattgataAGAAACTAGACACAGATGGAGATGGAATTCCTGACTAtcttgatgatgatgctgatgggGATGGAATTCCTGATGACAAAGAGAAAGACAGTGATGGGGATGGAATACCAGACTACcttgatgatgacaatgatgaggAGCAGGATGTTTCagaaaaaattaacaaaactaaAGATTCTGATGGAGATGGAATTCCGGATTatttagatgatgatgatgacaatgatggcATCCCTGACCACTTAGATGAAGATGCAAATGGTGATGGTGTTCCAGACTACCTCCAACTGGACACTGATGGTGATGGAATTCCCGATTatttagatgatgatgatgacaatgatggaATCCCGGATTACTtggatgacgatgatgatggtgatggtattCCTGATTACCAACAAGTTGACACAGATGGTGATGGAATTCCAGATTAcctggatgatgatgatgataatgatggtattCCTGAtagtgaagatgatgatgatgatggtgatggcaTTCCAGACAGCCAAGAAGTTGACACCGATGGAGATGGGATTCCAGATTatttagatgatgatgatgacaatgatgggATTCCAGATTACTTAGATGATGACGACAATGGTAATGGAATTCCTGACCACTTGGAATTAGACACAGATGGAGATGGAATTCCTGACTACttagatgatgatgacgataatgacGGTATTCCTGACTACTtggatgatgacgatgatggagATGGGATCCCAGATGATCAGGAACTTGACACCGATGGTGATGGAATCCCTGACTaccttgatgatgatgatgataatgatggcaTTCCTGACTTTTTGGATGATGATGCTAATGGTGATGGAATTCCAGACTATCAACAGATTGACACTGATGGAGATGGTATTCCGGATTACCTcgatgacgatgatgacaatgatggaATACCAGACACAGAGGATGATGATAAGGATGGCGATGGGATCCCTGATGACATCGACATGCGAGACACAGACGGTGATGGAATTCCTGATTATTtagatgatgacgatgacaaTGATGGAATTCCAGACTACCtggataatgatgatgatggtgatggaaTACCAGATGAAGAACAGATAGATACAGATGGTGATGGGATACCCGATTaccttgatgatgatgatgacaatgatggaATTCCAgatgatgaggatgatgatgCTAATGGTAATGGTATCCCAGATGATCTTGAAGGTGACACAGATGGTGATGGAATACCAGATTaccttgatgatgatgatgacaatgatggaATTCCAGATCATCTTGACACTGATCGCGATGGAAATGGCATCCCAGACTTCATGGAGAAAGACACAGATGGAGACGGAATTCCTGACTAtctcgatgatgatgatgacaatgatggaATCCCAGACTACCtggataatgatgatgatggtgatggtattCCTGACGATAAGGAAGACATGGACGGCGATGGAATTCCTGACTATCTGGATGAAGATGCAGATGGTGATGGCATTCCTGATAAACTTCCTGACCGAGACGGAGATGGCATACCAGATCATCTGGACAATGATAACAACGGTGATGGAATACCCGATCATGAACAGGACACCGATGGTGACGGAATTCCAGATCATCTAGATGATGATGTTGACGGTGATGGCATCCCAGATAAACTTGTTGACACTGATGGTGATGGAATACCAGATTATCTtgatgacgacgatgacaaTGATGGAATTCCAGACCacttagatgatgatgatgatggtgatggaaTTCCTGATCACCTGCAAAGAAAACATTGTGAGAAAGATAAATGTAAAGGAAAGAAACTTCTTAAGATAAAAAAGACTGGAGGGAGAGGCAAAAAGGATGCAAGTATATTTAGTATGGTGAAAAATGCTTTGAAGAATGTTTGGTCAAGTAAAAAAGATCAAGGCCATGGAAAAGAGAAGTATCTGAAGCCAATCAAGCAGAAACCTCATGAAGAGTCAATAGACCTGTTTGACTTAATCGGCAGCAGACTGTTTGGAAACAAAAATgacgagaagaagaagaagaaaactggCACAGATGAGAAAGGAGATGAAGAAATTCAGCAGAAAGCGAAAAGCAAAGCTCATGCACAAATAGAGAAGATGGCATATTTGAAGAAACTAATGAAAACATCAAAGCATGTCAAACCCAATGTAAAAGCTCCACCTCCACCGAAATCGGCACAGGGATCCCATTCAAGTAAGACGATACAGTCTCAGTATAAACAACAACAGGCCGCGCAGGACAGACTTAAGAAGCAAATGGATCAGAAATTTCCTAAAATGGGCAAGATTCCATCTAAAGTTCAGACTCCTATTCAAGGCAAACCAGTTCCACAAGGGGGCTCAACGAAAGACAAGCAACAGCCAGAAAAACAACAGAAGAGGAAGCCATCTTAA